One genomic region from Gemmatimonadota bacterium encodes:
- a CDS encoding protein kinase, protein MKPSDLDPERWRRIDAVLGAALETPPDERPAFLASACADDHALRSDVEALLEAHARAGPRFDEPASLLDEALEALAPNDVEGRQVGPFRLVREIGRGGMGVVYLAEDTRLGRRVALKVLPPYLGVGRQAKRRFMSEARAIAALDHPNIATLYETDETEEGQLYMAFALYEGETLDELIRRGPLPVERVVEIATQIAAGLHEAHDSEIVHRDVKPSNVLLTERGEVKLLDFGVAKAAGEDVTQEGVRPGTVAYMSPEQATGARLDGRTDLWSLGVVLYEMLTGVRPFWEDDQASLIQKILHADPDPPSSLRSDLPEDVAWVVDKLLCKTPDGRYRSAEDLLDDLRSLRRGGSPDVAIREPPPAVGRGRRVPSGAAVWRALRRPTVAVPAVVAVLAGGIWLSTRPPSGQGPRIERLAVLPLTNLTGDAEHQHIVNGVHDALIAELGKIGSLGVISRTSVARYRNTDAPIPEIARELEVDALVEGSVIMDGDSIAITATLVEASPERQLWTASYRSPLGGVYEVSSEVALSIAEELGIELTRDEGARLAAGGPVDPEAYDAFALGQFNVELRSREGFELARRYFRQAIEIDSTFAPAYAALAEAYGSAAFFGLGRPSEVMPRVTELARAALRFDSTNAHAHNVLAAVQFYWEWDWDESERLARRAIELNPSRAGYFLAEVLSVAGRYAEALAVVERGASLDRMVPFASFRPVVVLNYMRDFDQAIELSRAGLQFFPDFWQGHWLLCQALAGKGLYDSAAEACEEATRLSDRLPMALGALGYAYARAGRRADAELLVAELEQRADAAYVGGTHIAIVFGALGDRDRAFAWLDRAYEERDVALVHLDVNPAFDPLRSDARFDVLLERIGLERR, encoded by the coding sequence ATGAAGCCTAGCGACCTGGATCCGGAGCGCTGGCGGAGGATCGACGCGGTACTGGGGGCCGCGCTGGAGACCCCGCCCGACGAGCGACCCGCCTTTCTCGCCTCGGCGTGCGCCGATGACCACGCGCTGCGGTCTGACGTCGAAGCGTTGCTCGAGGCGCACGCCCGGGCCGGGCCTCGCTTCGACGAGCCCGCGAGCCTGCTGGACGAAGCCCTCGAAGCCTTGGCGCCCAACGATGTCGAGGGCCGACAGGTAGGGCCCTTCCGCCTGGTCCGGGAGATCGGCCGGGGTGGCATGGGGGTGGTCTACCTGGCCGAGGACACGCGCCTGGGCCGACGCGTGGCGCTCAAGGTGCTCCCGCCCTACCTGGGAGTCGGACGCCAGGCGAAGCGGCGCTTCATGTCGGAGGCCAGGGCCATCGCCGCGCTCGATCACCCCAACATCGCGACCCTCTACGAGACCGACGAAACCGAGGAGGGGCAGCTCTACATGGCGTTCGCCCTGTACGAAGGCGAGACCCTCGACGAGCTCATCCGCCGGGGCCCGCTTCCCGTAGAGAGGGTGGTCGAGATCGCGACGCAGATCGCCGCGGGGCTCCACGAAGCTCACGACAGCGAGATCGTCCACCGCGACGTGAAGCCGTCGAACGTGCTGCTGACCGAGCGCGGCGAGGTCAAGCTCCTGGACTTCGGCGTGGCCAAGGCGGCGGGAGAAGACGTCACGCAGGAAGGGGTTCGACCGGGCACCGTGGCGTACATGAGTCCCGAGCAGGCGACGGGGGCGCGACTGGATGGGCGCACGGACCTGTGGTCGCTGGGCGTCGTGCTGTACGAGATGCTCACCGGCGTCAGACCTTTCTGGGAGGACGATCAGGCGTCGCTGATCCAGAAGATCCTGCACGCTGACCCCGACCCGCCGTCCTCGCTGCGGAGCGATCTGCCGGAAGATGTGGCGTGGGTCGTCGACAAGCTCCTGTGCAAGACGCCGGATGGCCGCTACCGGAGCGCCGAGGACCTGCTCGACGACCTGCGGTCCTTGCGGCGGGGAGGATCCCCGGACGTGGCGATCCGGGAGCCGCCGCCCGCCGTCGGGCGTGGGCGCCGGGTCCCGAGCGGCGCCGCGGTCTGGCGCGCGCTACGCCGGCCCACAGTCGCCGTCCCGGCCGTCGTAGCCGTGCTGGCCGGCGGCATCTGGCTCTCGACCCGCCCCCCGAGCGGACAAGGTCCCCGTATAGAGAGGCTCGCCGTGCTGCCGCTGACCAATCTCACCGGCGACGCCGAGCACCAGCACATCGTCAACGGGGTGCACGACGCGCTGATCGCCGAGCTCGGCAAGATCGGATCCCTCGGCGTGATCTCGCGCACCTCGGTCGCGCGCTATCGGAACACGGACGCGCCCATCCCCGAGATAGCGCGCGAGCTCGAGGTCGACGCCCTCGTGGAGGGTTCCGTGATCATGGACGGCGACAGCATCGCGATCACGGCGACGCTCGTTGAGGCGTCACCGGAACGGCAGCTCTGGACGGCGAGCTACCGCAGCCCCCTGGGAGGCGTGTACGAGGTCAGCAGCGAGGTCGCGCTTTCGATCGCCGAGGAGCTGGGCATCGAGCTGACCCGGGACGAAGGCGCTCGTCTCGCGGCGGGCGGACCGGTGGACCCCGAAGCCTACGACGCCTTCGCCCTGGGTCAGTTCAACGTGGAGCTGAGGTCCAGGGAGGGGTTCGAGTTGGCGCGGAGGTACTTTCGTCAGGCGATCGAAATCGACTCCACCTTCGCGCCCGCCTACGCTGCCCTGGCGGAAGCCTATGGTTCCGCGGCCTTCTTCGGGCTGGGGCGGCCGTCCGAAGTCATGCCCCGCGTTACAGAGCTGGCGAGAGCCGCCCTGCGCTTCGACAGCACGAACGCCCACGCGCACAATGTGCTGGCCGCGGTCCAATTCTACTGGGAGTGGGACTGGGACGAGTCGGAGCGGCTAGCGCGACGGGCCATCGAGCTCAACCCGAGCCGCGCAGGCTACTTCCTGGCCGAGGTCCTATCGGTCGCGGGCCGCTACGCCGAAGCGCTGGCCGTTGTCGAAAGGGGCGCCTCCCTGGACAGGATGGTCCCGTTCGCCTCGTTCAGACCGGTAGTGGTCCTCAACTACATGCGCGACTTCGACCAGGCGATCGAGCTGAGCCGGGCGGGTCTCCAGTTCTTCCCGGACTTCTGGCAAGGCCACTGGCTGCTGTGCCAGGCGTTGGCCGGCAAGGGACTGTATGACAGCGCGGCGGAGGCTTGCGAGGAGGCGACCAGGCTCTCCGACCGCCTGCCGATGGCTCTGGGCGCGCTCGGGTACGCCTACGCCCGGGCCGGCCGGCGCGCCGACGCCGAGCTATTGGTCGCCGAGCTCGAGCAGCGGGCCGACGCCGCCTACGTAGGGGGGACCCACATCGCGATCGTGTTCGGCGCCCTGGGCGATCGGGACCGGGCGTTCGCGTGGCTGGACCGAGCGTACGAGGAGCGCGACGT
- a CDS encoding ECF-type sigma factor — protein sequence MRSSDDTTELLLAMREGDRGAHDRLTARLYDELHAIAHRELARRGGATLRTTGLLHEAYLKLVDQSRVDVDDRAHYLALAATAMRHIVVDHARSRRTQKRGGGWRRISLGDAAPASDDRAEELIELDEALGRLERFDERLCRVVECRFFGGLTVAETAAALRVAPRTVDRAWEKAKAWLVREIHEA from the coding sequence ATGCGATCCTCCGACGACACCACCGAGCTGCTGCTGGCCATGCGGGAAGGGGATCGCGGCGCCCACGACCGCTTGACGGCGAGGCTGTACGACGAGCTCCACGCCATCGCGCACCGGGAGCTGGCACGCCGCGGCGGAGCGACGCTGCGGACGACCGGCCTGCTCCACGAGGCGTACCTGAAGCTCGTGGACCAGAGCCGGGTCGACGTCGACGATCGCGCCCACTATCTGGCGCTCGCGGCGACCGCCATGCGCCACATCGTGGTCGATCACGCGAGGAGCCGGAGGACGCAGAAGCGAGGGGGGGGTTGGCGCAGGATCTCGCTAGGCGACGCGGCGCCGGCGTCGGATGACCGGGCCGAGGAACTGATCGAGCTGGACGAGGCGCTGGGACGCCTGGAGCGCTTCGACGAACGCCTGTGCAGGGTGGTGGAGTGCCGCTTCTTCGGAGGGCTGACCGTGGCCGAGACCGCCGCCGCCCTCCGGGTCGCGCCGCGCACGGTGGACCGAGCGTGGGAGAAGGCCAAGGCCTGGCTCGTCCGGGAGATACATGAAGCCTAG